The Bacillus vallismortis genome window below encodes:
- a CDS encoding phage major capsid protein: MLTEKIKELRSQIVKKQTAINTKITDAQKRAEEDKLDEATALKGEITSLKEELDGLQKKLAEYEELAGLKPENPAPAGGKEEDDEEKRSMHGGGFRTIIKPGKTEEVRAFEEFLRSKGEQRDGLKSDGAEAIIPIEVLTTPQREPEDVVDLGEIVNKVPVKTASGSYPVLANADTKLVSVAELEKNPELAKPKFNKVPWAVETYRGHLPISQEAIDDSGVDLTAIVANHLQQVKRNTKNDIVAKVLRSFPQKAVTGTDELKKIFNVDLKQAYKRDIVATASAFQFLDTLKDKNGQYILQQSISSPSGKSLFGRPVSTVDDTILGEKDGDAVMFIGDLKKAVFFANRVEATAKWVENDVYGQVLSLAVRFDVKKADEKAGYFVTINQTTTSTEDQSAVDVGQ; encoded by the coding sequence ATGTTAACTGAAAAAATTAAGGAACTACGATCACAGATTGTTAAAAAACAAACGGCCATTAATACAAAAATCACAGATGCCCAAAAACGAGCAGAGGAAGACAAGCTGGACGAAGCTACAGCTCTGAAAGGTGAAATTACCTCCTTGAAAGAAGAGCTTGACGGCCTGCAGAAAAAGCTTGCGGAGTATGAAGAGTTAGCCGGGCTTAAGCCGGAGAACCCTGCACCAGCTGGGGGTAAAGAAGAAGACGACGAGGAGAAAAGATCAATGCATGGCGGTGGCTTCCGTACAATCATAAAACCAGGTAAGACAGAAGAGGTAAGAGCTTTTGAAGAGTTTCTACGTTCTAAAGGAGAACAGAGGGACGGGTTGAAATCTGATGGCGCTGAGGCGATTATCCCTATTGAGGTACTTACTACACCACAACGGGAGCCAGAGGATGTTGTGGATTTAGGCGAGATCGTAAACAAGGTTCCGGTGAAAACAGCCTCTGGTAGTTATCCAGTTCTTGCTAACGCGGACACAAAGTTAGTTTCTGTAGCTGAGTTAGAGAAAAACCCTGAATTGGCCAAACCTAAGTTCAATAAAGTACCTTGGGCCGTAGAAACATATCGCGGTCATCTGCCTATTTCTCAGGAGGCTATTGATGATTCGGGTGTGGATTTGACTGCTATCGTGGCAAATCATCTGCAGCAGGTAAAACGAAATACAAAAAATGATATTGTTGCAAAAGTGCTGCGCTCATTTCCACAGAAGGCAGTAACAGGAACTGATGAACTTAAAAAGATTTTTAATGTGGATTTAAAACAAGCCTATAAACGTGACATTGTTGCGACTGCTTCTGCGTTCCAATTCTTAGATACGTTAAAAGATAAAAACGGACAATACATTTTACAGCAAAGTATTTCTTCTCCTTCAGGAAAATCATTATTTGGCAGACCGGTTTCAACTGTTGATGACACAATCTTAGGTGAAAAAGATGGCGACGCAGTTATGTTCATTGGTGACTTGAAAAAAGCCGTCTTCTTCGCAAATCGTGTGGAGGCTACTGCGAAATGGGTTGAGAATGACGTTTACGGTCAAGTCCTTTCCCTGGCAGTTCGTTTCGATGTGAAAAAAGCTGATGAGAAAGCCGGCTACTTTGTCACTATTAATCAAACGACAACTAGCACAGAGGACCAGTCAGCGGTAGACGTGGGGCAGTAA
- a CDS encoding major tail protein: protein MAKTGLSGIKYAELVDEKASAIVDMPGAIEAKLDVSSELSPLYADDGIYAVKSSGVSETKLELNVADLTTEMKRTLLGVQVVDGIEEYHKDMEPPYVCITWRQKHHEKGYVYYALLKGKFGIPSVEGKTKEDKVDYQTDSIEGQFLPRKADGLVFLIGYDQNDGFTLEKFYQRAYGMLPDGMTTEEVSADLGK, encoded by the coding sequence ATGGCTAAGACGGGACTAAGCGGCATTAAATATGCCGAGCTTGTTGATGAAAAAGCCTCTGCTATCGTAGATATGCCTGGGGCAATTGAAGCGAAGCTGGACGTTTCTTCTGAACTATCACCCCTTTATGCAGATGATGGCATTTATGCGGTTAAGAGTTCAGGAGTTAGTGAAACAAAACTGGAATTAAACGTTGCAGACCTTACCACAGAAATGAAAAGGACTCTTTTAGGTGTGCAGGTTGTTGATGGTATTGAAGAGTATCATAAAGATATGGAGCCGCCTTACGTGTGCATCACATGGCGTCAAAAACACCATGAGAAAGGCTATGTGTATTATGCCTTGTTAAAAGGGAAATTTGGCATCCCTTCTGTGGAAGGAAAAACAAAAGAAGATAAAGTGGACTATCAAACAGATTCGATCGAAGGGCAATTCTTGCCGCGTAAAGCAGATGGACTTGTGTTCCTGATTGGTTACGATCAAAACGATGGATTTACATTAGAGAAATTCTATCAACGTGCTTATGGGATGCTGCCAGACGGCATGACAACAGAAGAAGTAAGTGCAGACTTAGGAAAATAA
- a CDS encoding phage head closure protein, whose protein sequence is MEFSRLNTRIAFVTRKNRKDPETRENIEVNEPLFSCWAEIREQKLREKLTTAGTFLENSLTFIIRYQQVKKATNNMHVLHDDELYEIKDILPNSQNKNLINVFAEKVS, encoded by the coding sequence ATGGAATTTAGCCGGCTCAATACACGCATCGCTTTTGTTACACGAAAGAACAGGAAGGACCCGGAAACCAGGGAGAATATTGAGGTGAATGAACCCTTATTTTCTTGCTGGGCTGAGATAAGAGAACAGAAGTTAAGGGAAAAGCTCACGACAGCTGGTACCTTCTTAGAGAACAGCCTTACGTTCATTATTCGCTATCAGCAAGTTAAGAAGGCGACAAATAACATGCATGTTCTTCATGATGATGAGCTTTACGAAATAAAAGACATTCTTCCAAACTCTCAGAACAAAAACCTGATCAATGTTTTTGCGGAGAAGGTGAGCTGA
- a CDS encoding HK97 family phage prohead protease — MSKEVEVRTSQEGSLKAHSEDDGPKVISGYALKFGTRSHNLGGFIEMIDKRALDHTDMSDVRALIDHDPSKILGRTSAGTLKLEVDDIGLRFDVTLPNTQYASDLYENLRVRNISNCSFGFMLGKDGDSFTRDQETGLPLRSLRNISKLTDVSVVTYPAYEDTDVTIAKRNLQQYEERNRNPEKEKLLLQLDLLKIGL; from the coding sequence ATGTCTAAGGAAGTAGAGGTTAGAACGTCGCAGGAAGGGTCCTTAAAAGCTCATTCTGAGGATGACGGCCCGAAGGTGATTAGTGGGTACGCTTTAAAGTTTGGCACACGCAGCCACAACCTGGGCGGTTTTATTGAAATGATTGATAAAAGAGCCCTTGATCATACAGACATGAGCGATGTGCGGGCTTTAATTGATCATGACCCATCCAAAATTCTTGGTCGTACGTCTGCCGGCACGCTTAAGCTTGAAGTTGATGACATCGGCTTAAGGTTCGATGTTACTTTGCCGAATACACAGTACGCATCGGATTTATACGAAAATCTGCGGGTTCGCAATATCTCTAATTGTTCGTTCGGCTTTATGCTGGGGAAGGATGGGGATAGTTTTACTCGTGACCAGGAAACCGGCCTGCCGTTGCGGAGCTTGAGAAACATTTCAAAGCTTACAGATGTGTCAGTCGTTACTTATCCGGCTTATGAAGACACTGACGTAACAATTGCCAAACGGAATTTACAGCAGTACGAGGAAAGAAACCGGAATCCGGAAAAAGAAAAGCTGCTGTTGCAGCTGGATTTATTAAAAATAGGATTGTAA
- a CDS encoding HK97-gp10 family putative phage morphogenesis protein, which produces MPRQDDGIGGIEKELDKLARKNTRAAKAAVQAGAQVFAEALERNTPPGRDSSHKMHMKDNVVYSKAKEDGEIYASVGYGKETASRLHFSNFGTIKQPPQHFIERTSNEMEQTVLQIVQQVYMRELGL; this is translated from the coding sequence ATGCCGCGGCAAGATGATGGAATAGGCGGCATAGAAAAAGAGCTTGATAAGCTTGCGAGAAAGAATACCAGGGCGGCCAAAGCAGCCGTTCAGGCAGGCGCTCAGGTTTTTGCTGAAGCTTTGGAACGTAACACACCTCCAGGCAGAGACAGCAGCCACAAGATGCACATGAAAGATAATGTGGTGTATTCAAAGGCGAAGGAAGACGGGGAGATATATGCAAGTGTGGGTTATGGAAAAGAAACAGCATCCCGCCTGCACTTCTCTAACTTTGGAACGATCAAGCAACCCCCGCAGCACTTCATTGAGAGGACATCAAACGAAATGGAGCAAACGGTTTTGCAGATTGTACAGCAAGTTTACATGAGGGAGCTGGGACTATGA
- a CDS encoding collagen-like protein — MAEEFLNKSGNVWTASEMDTDGKPTTRVYLGGNSEETPLYIKGLRGETGPAGPKGEKGDPAVIEKGSITYEMLADNSVRSNHIGKGSVKLDNLNGEVKSLLDGMQKQIDELKGTPTE, encoded by the coding sequence ATGGCGGAAGAATTCCTAAATAAAAGTGGAAACGTTTGGACAGCATCGGAGATGGACACGGACGGTAAACCGACAACACGGGTTTACCTTGGCGGAAACAGTGAAGAAACTCCTTTGTATATTAAGGGTTTGCGGGGAGAAACCGGACCGGCCGGACCAAAGGGTGAAAAAGGCGACCCGGCAGTTATTGAAAAGGGAAGTATCACATATGAAATGTTGGCCGACAACTCAGTTAGAAGTAATCACATCGGAAAGGGTAGCGTGAAGTTGGATAACCTGAACGGTGAAGTAAAGTCTCTACTTGATGGTATGCAAAAACAAATTGATGAATTGAAAGGAACGCCAACAGAATAG
- a CDS encoding head-tail connector protein encodes MTLEELKLAMRIDHNFDDGFIEQLKDAAEDYIKDAVTLSPNRDAFFQNNPKFDTAVMFLVGAWYEQRVSSMDKALQEIPFGVTNFIQQFRGAYTDGI; translated from the coding sequence ATGACGCTTGAAGAATTAAAGCTTGCGATGAGGATAGATCACAACTTTGATGATGGGTTCATCGAGCAGCTGAAAGATGCTGCGGAAGATTATATCAAGGATGCCGTAACGCTTTCGCCAAACAGGGATGCTTTCTTTCAAAACAACCCTAAGTTTGACACGGCTGTCATGTTCCTGGTCGGTGCCTGGTATGAACAGCGCGTATCCTCCATGGACAAAGCGTTGCAAGAAATACCTTTCGGCGTAACAAACTTTATTCAGCAATTCAGAGGGGCGTATACAGATGGAATTTAG